The genomic window CGGATCAGCCTTTAAAGCCTCAAACTCCCTAGTCGATCCACCGCCGCTCCGGCGCAGCAATACCTAGGATCGCACAAAATCACCGgagatggccgccgccgccgtcggggaCGATCTCCTCCTCGACCGcctcagcgatctcccggacatcATCCTGGTGACCATCCTCTCCCGCCTTGACATGGACGAAGCGGCGAGGTGTTCAATCCTCAGCTCTCGCTGGCGCCGCCTCTTCCCATCCACCCTCCTCGATTTCAAGGCCGGCAGTATTCGCTGCGACAGGGCCGTCGAGGCCGTCACCTCCATCCTCGCCGCCCACCCCACCGAGCCCGTGCGCTCATTCAGCACGTACAGGCTCTCCTTCCGCCGCCAGGACGACGGCGCCGTCGACGGCTGGCTCCGGGATCTGGCCAACCGCGGCATCGAAAAACTCGTCCTCTACTTCAACGAGAAGCGCCAGCAGAAGGTCCCGGATTCCCTCTTCGCCTGCGCATCCCTGAAGCGCCTCAAGGTGATTAACGGCACCTTCCTTGACGCCACCGAGGCCGCCGCATCCCTCGCCGTCCTCGCCAAGATCGACCTGTCCGACGTCAAGATCTCCCAGGACTCGCTGAACTCCCTGCTCTCGAACTGCAGGGCGCTGGAGCGCCTGAAGATCACTTCCATCAGCAAGTGCGGCCGCCTCCATGTCCGGTCTCGGAGCCTCAAGGTCCTGCGTGCTAAGTGTACACATTACTGTCACGTTTACATGACTTAGTCTCCCCACCATTAGTCCCACGATGCACGATATGTGTGCACGTTCTCTGTAAACTGCCTGTATTCAGTGCCTATATGTACTCCTGACTCTGAATCAATGAGATAAGTTCAGACTCTGTTCAGTTTTACAGTTCAATATGGTATCAGGCTAGACTAGTCCTCGTCCACGATGAACCAAACCGGCGCGGcaatctcgcctgccgccggcAACACCCACCTCGGACCTCTGGGTCATCTTCCTCCCCCGACCTACCAACCTACCTTACCTACTCACCCCCCATCTGCTACTCTGCTTGCCCCAACCTCAATCATCGACACCATCACAGATGTATCCCCGTTCATCCCCATCGTCCTCGACCTGGCGGCGCACAACTACTACCACTGGCGTCATTTGTTCCTTGTCCACCTCGGGCGCTGCGGCCTCCGCAGCCACATCGACGGCGACAACCTGGCGGCCTCCTCCGATCCCGTTTGGATCAAGGACGACTTCGCCATTCTGCAGTGGATTTACACGCGGATCTCAACGGAGCTGTTCGGCCTCCTCCCCAAGGACGGCGCCACCGCCTTCGTCATCTGGCGCGAGCTCCAGCGCCTGTTCCAGGACAACCGCGATGCCCGCATCAACCACCTGGAGACAGCGATGCGCACCCTCAAGCAGAGGGACGAGCCCGTCGGCACCTACTGCCAGCGCCTCAAGGCCATGGCGGATGAACTGCATGAGCTCGGCGCTCCGGTGGATGACCGCCGGCTCATCTCCGCCACCCTCGCCGGCATCAGCGAGCGATTCGACAAGGTCACCTCCGTCATCCCTCTGCTTCGCCCCGCGCCGCCGTACTCTGAGGTGCTCTCCATGCTTCAACTCGAGGAGACCAAACTGCGCACCAGGATGGAGCAACCGCAGGCCTTCTACTCCAACAACGGGCCTTGCAACAGCGGCAACGCCGCCCAAGCTCCGTCCCCGCAACAGCCGGCCGTGCGCCCCACCGGCGTCAGCCCGAACTACAAGGGCAAGAACCCGGTTCCCGGTTTTCAGCACCGGAACGCATCCAACAACGGGTCGACCTCCACGACGCCATCGGCTCACGCCTCACCAGCACCGCCTCGTCAACCGGCAGCGACACCGACGGCACCCATGACTCCGCCATGGCGTGCCCACACTGATCCCTGGACCGGCTTGGTTCAGGCCTGGCCTGTCCCATGGACCCAGGCAACTGCCGTCGCCGCGCCTGGCCCCGTGCCCTGGCAGCTGCCGTCGCCACGACTCGTCGGCGGCCCCGGCCTGCTTGGCCGGCCTCCTGCTCAGGCATACTACTCCTTCGCGCAGAACCATCAACCGGCGCCTGCAACATACCCGGCCTCGCCATTTGCGCCTCCTGCCTATGCGGCTGCGCCGATGCAAGCGCCGATGTACGCACCTCCCACGACTCCTGCGTCTCCTGCCTGGGACCAAGCGGCCTTGGTCCACGCCTTGAACGCCTATACCAACCACAATGATGGAGGCTGGATCGTCGACTCTGGAGCAACTGCGCACATGTCTGGTACGCCTGGTATGCTGTCTTCTGCCCACCCATCTCCTTCTACACCACCCATCATTGTTGGCAATGGATCACATCTCTCTGTCTCTCACATCGGTCGTTCTGTTATTCCTAATGTTCATCGTCCCTTATATCTTAACAATGTTCTTGTTGCTCCTTCCCTAGTCAAAAATCTTATTTCTGTTCGCCGCTTTACAACTGACAATCAAGTTTCCATGGAATTTGATCCCCTTGGTCTTTCTGTGAAGGATCTCAAAACCCAGGCCCTGATCGCACGACATGATAGCACTGGCGATCTCTATCCATTCCATGAAGCCATGACAACCAACTCTGCATCGGCGTTCCTCGCTAGTGTCAACCTTTGGCACCGTCGCTTAGGCCATCCCAATTCACAGACTGTATCTAGTTTACTTCAGCATTTTCAAATTCCCTGTAGAAAAGACTCTCATGACCCAGCGCTCTGCGAAGCCTGTCAGAGAGGAAAGCATGTATGTTTCCATTTCATCTATCAAAGACATCTACCTTTACACCATTTGAGcttttacattgtgatgtttggacgtcccctGTTCTCAGTGTGTCTGGATACAAATATTATCTGATTGTGGTTGATGATTTCACTCACTACATGTGGTCTTTTCCTCTTAAGGCCAAATCTGATGTTCATGGCATTTTTGTGAAGTTTCAACAGTTTGTCTCTACCCATTTCTCCACACCCATTCGATTTCTTCAgtgtgacaatggcactgaatttgACAACCAACGCAATCGCGACTTGTTTCTCCAGCATGGCATTGTCCTTCGATTTTCCTGCCCATACACCTCGCCTCAGAATGGCAAGGCTGAGCGCGCCCTTCGCACCACGAATGATATAATCCGCACCTTGCTCATTCAGGCATCCATGCCCATTGCCTACTGGGTCGAAGCTCTTCGGACGGCCACCTTTCTCCTCAACCTTCGCCCCTACAAATCCAACCCCTCCTCTACGCCATACATCAGCCTTCACAAGTCACCTCCACCATATGACACGCTGCGCGTTTTTGGTTGCCTGTGCTATCCCAACCTCACTGCCACAacacctcacaagcttgctccacGTTCCACTCCGTGCGTATTCTTGGGCTACCCTGACGAGCACCGCGGATATCGCTGCCTGGATCTATCCTCTGGTCGGATTATCATCTCCCGCCATGTGACCTTCGACGAACAATCTTTTCCCTTTGCCACATTGCACGCCACCTCCACGCTTCCGCATCCCAACTCATCCTCCCCTTCCTCACGGCCTCTGTTTGCCGTTACCGACAACCCAGCTCCCACGCAGGCCACAACTACGCATGAACCTCCTACACCTCCGGCACCACCGTCCCCTCCACCCCCTCCCTATACTGCCTCCACCACACCTCCCCATACTCCACCTCTACCGGCCAAGGCAATTCCGGTCCCTATTCCCCAAAACCCACACAAGATGACCACTCGAGCGAAACGGGGCTTTGGCATCCCTGCTCGCCGTCTTAACCTGTTAGCCTCCACCTCTACCATATCCCCTGTTCCTAAAACATACCGCTCTGCACTTCATGATCCCCATTGGCTTGAGGCTATGCGCTCCGAGTTTGATGCTTTTAAGCAGAATGACACTTGGGagcttgttcctcgtcctccctcCTGCAACGTTGTCTCAGGCAAATGGCTATTCCGCCACAAATTTCACGCTGATGGCAGCTTGGCTCGCTATAAAGCTCGTTGGGTATGCCGCGGCTTCTCTCAACAACCGGGAATCGATTACGATGAGACGTTCTCCCCCGTTGTCAAACCAAGCACGATTCGTGCCGTCCTATTCATTGCGACCTCCTCTCACTGGCCTATACACCAACTAGATGTAAAAAATGCCTTCCTTCATGGCACCTTGACTGAAACTGTGTACTGTCAACAGCCACAGGGCTTCGAAGATCCATCCTTTCCTGATCACGTCTGCTTGCTCAAAAAGTCTCTTTACGGCCTTAAACAAGCACCCCGAGCTTGGTTTTCTCGCTTTGCCACATACATTCAGACCCTTGGCTTCCTCCCTTCAAAGTCTGATTCTTCTCTGTTTACTTATCACTCCGACAACGCCACCGCCTACCTCctcttatatgttgatgacatcatcctaACCTGCTCCTCCACTACCTTCCTCAACTCTCTTATAGCCTCTCTTCGGTCAGAATTCTCCATGACCGATCTTGGAGCTCTCCATCACTTCTTAGGCATTACTGTCACGCGCTCCTCTGCTGGCCTGTTTCTCTCCCAACGTCAGTACCTCTCTGACCTCATTGACCGCGCTGGCATGACTGACTGTCACATTGCTCGCACCCCCGTTGACACTGGCAACAAGCTTGACTCCTCCAGCAACCCTGTTTCTGACCCGGCATTCTACCGCAGCCTTGCAGGTGCTCTGCAATATGCCACCCTAACCCGCCCGGACATTGCTTATGCTGTCCAACAGGCCTGCCTATTCATGCATGATCCTCGTGATCCTCACCTCGCTCTTGTCAAGCGTATCATTCGCTACCTCAAGGGCACTCTTCATCTTGGCTTACACATAAACACCTCCTCCCCAACTTCCCTGACAGCATACTCGGATGCCGATTGGGCCGGCTGCCCCGAGACCCGTCGCTCTACTTCTGGATTTTGTGTGTATTTAGGTGATAATCTAATCTCTTGGTCTTCCAAAAGGCAACACACTGTTTCCAGGTCATCAGCAGAAGCGGAGTATAGAGCTGTGGCACACGCTGTTGCTGAGTCTGTGTGGCTCCGCCAATTATTGTTGGAACTCCAACGTCCAATATCCAAGGCCACCATTGTTTTCTGCGACAATATCTCTGCAGTGTACATGTCAGCGAATCCAGTTCAGCAtcgccgcaccaagcacattgagatcGATCTCCACTTTGTCCGTGAGAAGGTGCAGCTGGGCGAAGTCAAAGTACTGCATGTTCCTACTCAATCTCAAtatgctgacattttcaccaaagGACTACCAACAGCGATTTTCAGTGAATTTCGCTCCAGTCTTACCATCGTCGACATCGATGCTGCGACTGCGGGGGGATGCTAAGTGTACACATTACTGTCACGTTTACATGACTTAGTCTCCCCACCATTAGTCCCACGATGCACGATATGTGTGCACGTTCTCTGTAAACTGCCTGTATTCAGTGCCTATATGTACTCCTGACTCTGAATCAATGAGATAAGTTCAGACTCTGTTCAGTTTTACAGTTCAATACTGCGCACCAGTGGCGACTTCAAGGAGCTCTTCATTGACGACGCTCCCAACCTGGAGCAGGTGCTCGGCTGCTACCTGAACAGCAGGTCGGTCAAAATCGTGATCGCGCACGCTCCAAAGCTGGAGTTCTTAGGCTACATCGGCATGAACAACGAGATTGAGTTTGGAAACACCAAGTTCACCAAGTTCAGGGTAAGCTTAATTGCTAATGAAGCAACCAGAAATTGACCTTGCAATCGCTTCCTGTAAGTACTTAATTAATAACCATTCTAATTGATGCAAATCCAGGAAAAGAATATTCATGCTGAGACCATTATGCCAAGCCTCAAGACTCTAGCCGTCGACCTGATGCACACGCCGGACGGGTACATCAACGAACATTACATCAACTGGGTTATGCAGCTGCTCAAGGTTTTCCCTTGCTTGGAGACGATCTACATCAAGGTAAATTGTTCTGGCTGGTCACTGAATTGTGTATTATCAGATATCTACTCCATGTTGTCCCTTGCAATGGTAGGCCACGCATGTTTTTACCCAAATTCGCATTGGTGGATCCTATTCCTGATTGAAATTTTTGTAACAGTCGGACTCTTGGTCCGAGGCTCGTGACGGCTCCCCGGGGTCGTGGGACGTCCTGGCATCGGTTCCTTGCATGGACAACCACCTCGAGAAGGTGGTGTTCGAAGTTTACCGAGGGCAGGAGTGGCAGAGGGACATGGCCAAGTTCCTTCACGGGAGGAGCAGGTTCCTCAAGACCATGGAGTTCCACTGCATGGACGATACTTCAAGAGAGGATTATGGCAGGGCTCCTACTGAAGAATGGGTGAGGAAGCAGCAGGAGCTCTTGTGCCTCGACAGCCGGGCCGCGAGAGATGCTCGTTTCCTCTTCTTCAAGAGTCCGTTGGTGGTCAACCATCATGAGTTCAGCCATAACGAGTCGTACCAGAGGGGTTATCATCGTGACATGTATAACCTTTAATAAGGAGTCTGTTATCTGCATAGAGTTGGCACACTTAAGCTACATTCTTTATTGTGGTTTTCTTATAGCGACATTATTGTGAAAATTGAGAATTCAAGATAGGCTGTGTTTCTAGTTGTCAAATTAttgtggctgaagcatagggagttGTCTAACTTAAAATTTAGGATTGCCTATAGCGCAGTTGCCTGGTATATTTTCTAAGGGTGCGGTCAATTTGGCTCGTCGCGTTCTTCAACCTCAACCCACCATAGCTCCGCCGACTGCCATCGCCGCCTCTCACTCGCTCTAGGCTCGAGTGAGCAGGAATCAGAGGAAATTGCTGAAAAATTGACTGTGATTCAAACAAATCAGATCATCTGGGCTACAGAAAATCTGCATAAAATTGTATACAGGGCCCTTAGATATCATCAGCTTAGACAAGTAGAACTTTCTGAATCATTTGTCACACCCGGTGGTGCTTTATTCATTATTTCCCAAGTACTATTTTGTTATGAACTTGCAAGCGTTCTTTTTTTCAGGGTACATACAGTACAAACTTAACAGTCGGTGCAACAAATCGCCCAGAACTTCATAGTGACATGTTTCAGGTCGTAGTGGTAGCAGGAGTTGGGTAAACATTTGATCTTCAGACATTCTCTTCAAAGAATCGAGGCAAGCGACCGCCGTTGTCCACATAGTACGTCTTGTCCTTGAAGGTTGCAATGCCCTCCTTCCCTGCACGAGTCAAGCAAAAAAAGCTGAGCCACACGCAAAACTGACACCAGCTTTCTGAATGCATCTAACGGGAGAAACTTGGCGGATAATTAGGCGCGCTCACTTGCTAACTGGTCCGCTTGATTACATGTGAGCCTCGCCGCGAACCCGAGACCGCTATAGTGGTAGatcatggccttctttgcctcctGCGTGCTGTAGAAACAACAAAAATGTCATCGATCATCTAAGAGAAGGACGGATACTATGCGCTGTGGACGCGGAAATGTTGCTTGCCACACAAGTCACAACCAACCTTCCGATGACGGAGGCGAGCAGCCGGACGTCGTAGTCCACGGAGTCAATGTAACCAGTACGGCTGACAAAGACTATGTACACGTCGTAGTCGGAGGCGTGCACGTCGGGGCCGGGGGCCAAGGCCGAGGGCGTGGCGGGGGGTGAGACGAGGAGGACGTCGGGGGTGAGCACGTCCACGACTGGCCGGGCCATGGCGGCGGGCACGGCGGCGGGTGAGGAGAGGATGAAGAGGACGAGGAGAAGGGACACAAAAGTGGAGGGAGCGGTCTCCATCGCTGCGTCCGACGCTGAAGGGAAGGGCTCTGCCTTGCACTTGCACCTCTTGTGATCTGGTTCAGGTGATGTGTGAAGCCTCCGTTGCTTATATATGGCCAAGGGTGATAGACTGATAGCCAGTTACAAATCTCGATTTTACTTTGAGCGTTTACAACTCGTTAATGAAAGCACTGAAACTTAGCTTATTACTTCAGGGAGTTACGGGACGCACTTCTAACTCAGGTTAATAACGTCGCAGAGGTGTCTTTTGGGTGCATAAAGCATCTCCTTTCAGAGTTATTATCATCGCAAGACGTTTGGCCTCGTATAACACGCACATCTTCTCTTTCAAGGATTTTCGGCTATGTTGCAAAATGCTGAAAATTGTGGTAGGCTAAAAGGAACCCAAATCTGCAATTAGGGATGAAAATGGCGCGGAAATGGACGGAACTGGGTGCTACCATATTTATTTTCATATTCTTTTGCAGAAGCAAAAACGAATACAGAAACCGCGGAAACGGATACGGAAACAAATACTACTAGAAACAGACACAGAGTGAATACAGAGCAGACATGGAAACAAAACGGTTTGTTGACCAGAACTTAAAACCTCCTTGAATCATAGAAAAATATAGATAAAACATAAATAAATTTATGGAATTGTTAACATGACTACAAAAATAATATGGTTGTGCTAGCAACATAGGatagtattgtagtagtacatgACAATCCCGTATAGGGTCTAGttgagtacatgtgtggtagtaAAAGTTGGCCCTCAAATAATCTATTCTGCTCATTCTACTCATTGTGTCATTGTGTGTTCTTTGGTAGTTGGGATACCTATAATAAAAACAGAAATTCCATATTTACGGAAACGGAAAGTTCCATT from Triticum aestivum cultivar Chinese Spring chromosome 3B, IWGSC CS RefSeq v2.1, whole genome shotgun sequence includes these protein-coding regions:
- the LOC123070698 gene encoding uncharacterized protein isoform X1 encodes the protein MNQTGAAISPAAGNTHLGPLGHLPPPTYQPTLPTHPPSATLLAPTSIIDTITDVSPFIPIVLDLAAHNYYHWRHLFLVHLGRCGLRSHIDGDNLAASSDPVWIKDDFAILQWIYTRISTELFGLLPKDGATAFVIWRELQRLFQDNRDARINHLETAMRTLKQRDEPVGTYCQRLKAMADELHELGAPVDDRRLISATLAGISERFDKVTSVIPLLRPAPPYSEVLSMLQLEETKLRTRMEQPQAFYSNNGPCNSGNAAQAPSPQQPAVRPTGVSPNYKGKNPVPGFQHRNASNNGSTSTTPSAHASPAPPRQPAATPTAPMTPPWRAHTDPWTGLVQAWPVPWTQATAVAAPGPVPWQLPSPRLVGGPGLLGRPPAQAYYSFAQNHQPAPATYPASPFAPPAYAAAPMQAPMYAPPTTPASPAWDQAALVHALNAYTNHNDGGWIVDSGATAHMSGTPGSQNPGPDRTT
- the LOC123070699 gene encoding FBD-associated F-box protein At4g10400-like — translated: MAAAAVGDDLLLDRLSDLPDIILVTILSRLDMDEAARCSILSSRWRRLFPSTLLDFKAGSIRCDRAVEAVTSILAAHPTEPVRSFSTYRLSFRRQDDGAVDGWLRDLANRGIEKLVLYFNEKRQQKVPDSLFACASLKRLKVINGTFLDATEAAASLAVLAKIDLSDVKISQDSLNSLLSNCRALERLKITSISKCGRLHVRSRSLKVLRANGDFKELFIDDAPNLEQVLGCYLNSRSVKIVIAHAPKLEFLGYIGMNNEIEFGNTKFTKFREKNIHAETIMPSLKTLAVDLMHTPDGYINEHYINWVMQLLKVFPCLETIYIKSDSWSEARDGSPGSWDVLASVPCMDNHLEKVVFEVYRGQEWQRDMAKFLHGRSRFLKTMEFHCMDDTSREDYGRAPTEEWVRKQQELLCLDSRAARDARFLFFKSPLVVNHHEFSHNESYQRGYHRDMYNL
- the LOC123070698 gene encoding uncharacterized protein isoform X2, which encodes MNQTGAAISPAAGNTHLGPLGHLPPPTYQPTLPTHPPSATLLAPTSIIDTITDVSPFIPIVLDLAAHNYYHWRHLFLVHLGRCGLRSHIDGDNLAASSDPVWIKDDFAILQWIYTRISTELFGLLPKDGATAFVIWRELQRLFQDNRDARINHLETAMRTLKQRDEPVGTYCQRLKAMADELHELGAPVDDRRLISATLAGISERFDKVTSVIPLLRPAPPYSEVLSMLQLEETKLRTRMEQPQAFYSNNGPCNSGNAAQAPSPQQPAVRPTGVSPNYKGKNPVPGFQHRNASNNGSTSTTPSAHASPAPPRQPAATPTAPMTPPWRAHTDPWTGLVQAWPVPWTQATAVAAPGPVPWQLPSPRLVGGPGLLGRPPAQAYYSFAQNHQPAPATYPASPFAPPAYAAAPMQAPMYAPPTTPASPAWDQAALVHALNAYTNHNDGGWIVDSGATAHMSGSQNPGPDRTT
- the LOC123065638 gene encoding uncharacterized protein → METAPSTFVSLLLVLFILSSPAAVPAAMARPVVDVLTPDVLLVSPPATPSALAPGPDVHASDYDVYIVFVSRTGYIDSVDYDVRLLASVIGSTQEAKKAMIYHYSGLGFAARLTCNQADQLARKEGIATFKDKTYYVDNGGRLPRFFEENV